The Papaver somniferum cultivar HN1 chromosome 3, ASM357369v1, whole genome shotgun sequence genome includes a region encoding these proteins:
- the LOC113356882 gene encoding uncharacterized protein LOC113356882, whose product MGLTGLRPSKSKDKKDKVAKKEQKFEKKVDFYSKVKDKVASLSANKTIAKKKKLRPRQKKLKAYDLTLLTEFLPEVKNPNQQAASTSLKLDCKSRQKLVEKETKQFKTVLNNAVFQMDPLAAIQKHLENTQPLPVEKPKQKLKKNGSKKRKSKTSSTAQSMDI is encoded by the exons ATGGGGTTGACTGGATTGAG ACCAAGTAAGTCTAAAgataaaaaagataaagttgcaaaaaaggaacaaaaatttgagaagaaagttgATTTTTATTCAA AGGTTAAAGATAAGGTTGCCTCTTTAAGTGCAAATAAGACCATTGCCAAG AAGAAAAAACTACGGCCCCGACAAAAGAAATTGAAAGCATATGATCTCACCTTGCTCACCGAATTCCTACCCGAGGTGAAGAATCCCAATCAACAAGCTGCCTCGACCAGCTTGAAGCTTGATTGCAAATCGAGGCAGAAACTTGT GGAGAAGGAGACTAAGCAGTTCAAGACAGTCCTGAACAATGCTGTATTCCAAATGGATCCATTGGCTGCCATTCAAAAGCACCTGGAGAACACTCAGCCTCTCCCAGTGGAGAAGCCTAAACAGAAGTTGAAGAAAAATGGATCGAAGAAGAGAAAGTCAAAGACTTCATCTACGGCCCAGTCTATGGATATCTGA